In a genomic window of Nodosilinea sp. E11:
- a CDS encoding hemolysin family protein has protein sequence MSAIALESVFIFLLIMANGLFSGSEIALVSARKARLEHRARQGSAKARLALKLANDPNNFLSTVQIGITLIGILSGALGGATVATSLGQSLNQVPALAPYSDLLSLAAVVGVITYLSLVVGELLPKRIALSYPEAIACQVARPMRRLSRLAAPLVALLGVSTGFLVNLLGFKERPEVAITEEELRLLIDQGTEAGTFEVAEQEMMGRVLQLGDRPIRSIMTPRTDIEWLNVDASFAEHSELVMQSAHSHFPVCNSGIDDCVGVVSLKALLPNYLSPTTPPVTLLSLVQPPLFVAESTYVLKVLELFKSSGTHFAMVLDEYGGVEGLVTLNDVVEAIVGDLPSLEDANDPMITQRDDGSWLLDGLLPVDDLKDLLNREQLTEDEDNYHTLAGFVIRHMGRIPTAGDFFEWQGLRFEVVDMDGRRVDKVLLQNLPPRSPSPKQIPE, from the coding sequence ATGTCCGCTATTGCCCTTGAGAGTGTATTCATTTTTCTGCTGATTATGGCCAATGGGCTGTTCTCAGGTTCAGAGATTGCCCTGGTATCGGCCCGCAAGGCCCGCCTTGAGCACCGGGCGCGGCAGGGCAGTGCCAAGGCGCGGCTGGCTCTCAAGCTGGCCAACGACCCCAACAATTTTCTGTCAACGGTGCAGATTGGCATCACTCTAATTGGCATTCTCAGCGGTGCCCTGGGGGGGGCTACGGTGGCCACCAGCCTGGGCCAGAGCCTCAACCAGGTGCCCGCCCTAGCCCCCTACAGCGACCTGCTCAGCCTGGCGGCAGTGGTAGGTGTGATTACCTATCTGTCGCTGGTAGTGGGAGAGCTATTGCCCAAACGCATTGCCCTGAGCTACCCGGAGGCGATCGCCTGTCAGGTGGCGAGGCCAATGCGGCGACTGTCGCGGTTGGCGGCCCCGCTGGTGGCGCTGCTGGGGGTGTCTACTGGGTTTCTGGTCAATCTGCTGGGCTTTAAAGAACGGCCCGAAGTCGCCATTACCGAAGAAGAACTGCGCCTGCTGATCGATCAGGGGACCGAGGCCGGTACCTTTGAAGTCGCTGAGCAAGAAATGATGGGACGGGTCTTGCAACTGGGCGATCGCCCCATTCGCTCGATCATGACTCCCCGCACCGATATCGAATGGCTCAACGTAGACGCCTCCTTTGCCGAACACAGTGAGCTGGTCATGCAGAGCGCCCACTCCCATTTTCCAGTGTGTAACAGCGGCATCGACGACTGTGTAGGGGTGGTCTCGCTCAAGGCGCTGCTACCCAACTACCTCAGCCCGACGACCCCGCCAGTGACCCTGCTCAGCCTGGTGCAGCCGCCTCTGTTTGTGGCCGAGAGTACCTACGTGCTCAAGGTATTAGAACTGTTTAAGTCATCGGGCACCCACTTTGCCATGGTGCTCGATGAGTACGGTGGTGTGGAAGGGCTGGTCACCCTCAACGATGTGGTAGAAGCAATCGTCGGCGATCTGCCTTCCTTAGAGGATGCCAACGATCCGATGATCACCCAGCGAGACGATGGCTCTTGGCTGCTGGACGGGCTGCTGCCGGTGGATGACCTTAAAGACTTACTCAACCGTGAGCAACTGACCGAAGACGAAGACAATTACCATACCCTGGCGGGCTTCGTGATTCGGCACATGGGGCGCATTCCCACCGCTGGCGACTTTTTTGAATGGCAGGGGCTGCGGTTTGAAGTGGTGGATATGGATGGTCGCCGAGTCGATAAGGTGCTGCTCCAGAATCTGCCGCCGCGATCGCCCTCGCCCAAGCAAATACCAGAGTAA